The DNA window TCTCTCTGTCGATTCTTCATCTCCAGCTTGAGTATGAAATTTGCTATGAAGGATTAGAGTCTCTTACATTATTTTTGGGCATTTCGGTAAGGCCTCATGCAAATGATATGTTCCTCTCTCAACAAAAGTATGCGTCTATGATTGTAGGTCATGTAGGTATGTCATCTTGTAAGTCGTCGACTACACTAGTTGATACCACACCGAAACTTTGGGCTTTAGTCTTTTCTCTTGTGTCGGATTCTTCTTTGTACTACAGCTTGGCTAGTGCTCTACAATATTTGACGTGTTCATGTCAATTTGTAGAAATCTTCACGAAAGGCTTCCGagagttattttttaagaatttcgATCCAATATCAGCATACATCGCACACCTATTTCGATTACGGGGTATAATAAATGTAATCAATTAATAGTTATTCTTAGATTTTCTTTATATGGttagcctaattaatatatttgaaatgtcTAAATTAGTGgatttcaatattataatcttgtatatagtttatatgttagaatgaataaaatagtaGATTGTATTCCTTTTACTCAACTAGTTTAGCAAACATGATAGAACTATTAATATGATTTGATACAATCCTATTGAAAGTTAGGTGGATTTATGGACTTTAATTTGTTTGGAGAAAATTATGAttcttgtattttattttattttcaaatgacTATGGATTTTGTATTATAAAGTTTAACTAAACAAATTTGAAGAAATATACTATACAACAAAAAGTTGATAGTACACAATTAGGATTTAGGAGCAACTTACAAGATATTCATTTTAGTCTAGTGATAACAAAAATTGGATATCACGAGCctctttgaaaaattaaaaaatcttatacCCAAATTGAAAGAACTAGAACAGTGAAATTGAGATCAAGTAACTTTTGTTGGCTATTTATAATCCTATATTACATCTTctacttacaaaatataattttatttgaatgattaatataaattaaataaaaatagtttaaacaaaatataatatgcaaaaaaaaaaaaattacagattaattgtataatttttttctttctttaggtTACCACTAGttgtatttatgttttaaacgtttatatttatttagataagaagcaaaataaaaaatgtatatttaaatcaaattttatactTCAATCGTAATTTCTCAATTTAGTTCCAACTTTCCCACGCCCACTCGTCTTTGACCTattaatctctctctctctccttcttctattttctctctcttataaaatatatcctTCACAGGATTATTCATTCGTAATTCGAATCATCTTCTCTTTGATTTATCATCACATCTCCGTCcggtcatattcttcttcatctttaGTAAGATACTCTCTAAACCTAGTTACTATACTTAATCTCGATCAATTCTACTATGGAATTGGAACAACCGACGACGATGATGACAGAAAGacatggaggaggaggaacagCTCAAAAAACAATAGATAACCAAACCTTAATTACCAACACCTGGTCAAACTCTCAAACCAATACCAGATCTACCACCACTTCATTATTATCATCATCGCCGTCGCCGTCTAGATCAGTAATAGCTGCCGATATGCTCCAACGAATGGAATCCTTCCGGATTCTAGAGAAGGAATTACCCAAAAGCAATTCCGGCGATATAAAAATCACCTGGATCCGTTCCCAAATCATCGGCTCCGATGAAGAATTCGAATCCCCCTTTGGGACTCGCTTGCTAACATATGCTGATCACACAGCCTCAGGCCGCAGCCTTAGTTACACCGAGAATTACATCGCCAACAACGTTCTCCCTTTCTACggtaaaaaaaaactatttaataatGTATTCCGTTAACTTCTCACATCATGTTTATTCCCTTGTGTGGTTGTtgattacttaaaaaaaaacattaattttgtttgattaatgtaACAGGTAATAGTCACACCAGCGACAGCTACGTTGGTCAACGAACAACAAAGACGGTTCACGAGGCAACCCAGTATGTAAAACGTTGTCTAGGCGGGACAGACAACGACGCCCTAATATTCTGCGGGTCCGGAACAACTGCTGCGATCAAACGGTTACAAGAGGTGATGGCGATTGCCATCCCTTCACCATGGAGAGAGATGGTGATCAAGGCGATGAACCCTCAAGAGAGATGGGTGGTGTTCGTAGGACCATACGAACATCACTCGAACCTTCTCTCATGGAGACAGAGTTTGGCTGAGGTTATTGAGATCGGGCTCGATAAAGATGGTCTGGTTGATGTTAAATCTCTTAGGGCTAAACTTGGGGTTTATCAAAAGACGAATAGGCCCATGCTTGGTTCGTTTTCGGCTTGTAGCAACGTAACCGGGATTTACTCGGACACACGAGCCCTAGCCCGACTTCTTCACCAGTTCGGTGCATTTGCTTGCTTTGACTTTGCCGCAAGGTTAGCCACGTACACATTGAATTTGTTCATGTTTTTCTcttacaaataatcaaattaatattcatgAACCTTTGACTTTGACATTTGAAGGCCGGtgatacttttataaaatattttaattacgtGAAGCCGTTtgtttattaatgaaatgattaaataattggCAGTGGACCGTACGTAGAGATAGACATGAGATCGGGGGAGATAGACGGATACGACGCCGTATTCTTGAGCCCACATAAGTTCATCGGAGGGCCAGATTCGCCGGGGATATTGTTGATGAGCAAAGCACTCTACCAACTAAGAAACTCGCCGCCGTCAACTTGCGGCGGCGGCACCGTCGACTTTGTCAATCCCTTCAGCGAGAAGGtatcaaattctctctctaatTAAATTACATGTACTAAATATAGATATATTGCCCATTTTTGTCaactttctttttaattaattgaacatgtaaaaaaagtattaaatttgtttttttagaattttaaccaaacaatgatattaattaattaatagttctAGATGATTCCATTAAGACTAATTGGTTGAATCATGAACTCATTAATTATATGGgtgtgataaaaaaattaataataagtcaATTGTCGTGCTCatctaaacaaaatattcaGAATGGTCAAAACTAAACATCAATGGTCAAATTTTGCTACCGATGAAATATTGGATAAATATTGACCTTttcttttacaaatatatttttctcaatgaATAAAATCTTTTAGTATCTTTataatctataatattttatctgaATTAATTACTTCAATAGTAGCTTACTTTATAAAAGTAAGTAATTACAAATTAGGTCTTTAAGTAGGAAGTGGTCCTATTGTATAAACATTTACTACtgcctttatttttaaaagtttattgaGAAAGCTTAAGTTCTCAACTCTCAAGTTACAATAGTATTTTGTacgttttttatttctttacgACATTATTATCTAAATTGAtcgttttattaaaatttaggatACACTATACTCGGAGAACATTGAAGAAAGAGAAGACGCGGGAACACCTCCGATAATACAAAAGGTTAGAGCGGCGTTAGCCTTTAGGGTGAAAGAATACATAGGCTATAGCAACATTGAGCAAAAGGAGCATCATTACATACAAAGAGCCTTCGAGAGGCTTCTTCCTAACCAAAACATAAGCATTATAGGCAACACCACGGCTAAGAGGCAAGCCATTCTTTCCTTCCTAGTCTACACAACTTCCCACTCCGATGGAAATGGCCTCAACATGTGGAGTGAAACCGGGAACATTAAGGATAAGCCTCTCCACGGCCCGTTTGTCGCCAAGCTCTTAAACGACCTCTTTGGCATTCAATCTCGTGGCGGTTGTGCTTGTGCCGGTCCTTATGGTCATAGCCTGCTTGGCGTCGACGAGCCCAAGTCTCTCGCTTTCAGAGCCGTCATTCAAAAGGTacatatatagaaaataattgaaagttATAACTTACATGATTGAAGTTGGTGCTTGTGCTGAATTTTCTTGTTGAATTTTGACAGGGATACATAGGAGTGAAACCGGGATGGACAAGAATAAGTTTTCCTTACTACATGTCGAATGAAGAGTTCGAGTTCATCTTAGCCGCGGTTGAGTTCATAGCAGTTTACGGGCAGAGGTTTCTTCACATGTACCACTTCAATTGGAAAACAGGTGCCTGGTCCATAAAAAAGAAGGTGTTAAGAGAAAGTTTGCTCACGCATCACAGCTGTTGTAAGATGTGCAGCTTGTCCACAGCCAACATGGCCGTGGCAATGGGGAATGATAGGAAAGAACAAGGCCAGAGCGATGAAGAATCGTCGGGAGTGATAAGGAAATACTCGTCGTACCTTAAATCTGCAAAACATATTGCAAGTCTCCTCCCAAAGTTCCCACATAAGAGGAATATTCCAGAAGACATTGAACCGAGCTTGGTGCCTTTCCGGGTCTAGTTCATATATACACATGAGATTTAAATTCCattcatttgtttattatttaatgacaTATATTATACTCACACACACACAAGATATACAATAGATAAAaggaatagaaaaatatatatgtaggaTGTAACTAATAGCAATCTTGTAATTAGAGATAATTCTTTGATGAGCATTTTTTAATTCTTGAACATAGTCATGTTCTATGTTTAATTCCTTTTTTTTGTAATGTAAGggaatcatattttttataacataaaaaaatcttaatcatCATCTATATCCCTATAGATTCTATCCGAAATCATGCATGTACATCAGATCTCGATCAAATAGTCGCCAATTAATTAGTCCTCACAAAGCATCCATTTAATACACGTTTCCCTTAATTAGGAACAATCTCATGAACTGCACGAAGAAATTAAGTTCTTCCAAAATACTCGGGACAATGATATGTTCCGCCACTATAGCTTGTTCTTCGACTCTAAGTGGAAGAGAAACCGAATCTAGATTAAGTTCATACCCCTAGCCCATTTGATCTATTTTTATGCGGAACAGATCTACTAACTATTTAATTCTAGTTATTAGTTGGGatcttaaactaagaaatgaattgatattatttggtaagttgtattattttaaagCCGCCGGCCACGTGATCTGGGACTTCATATTGTCTGGCTCCAACTCTTTAGTGTGGACAACCAATGAACAGAACAAAAACATGTGTCTGTCAAATCTGTTTTTGTGTCCAACGAAAATGAGACACTTAATTAAACAAActattttacaaaatttgaagagtACATACCTTTAgatgattttttataattactaaTAAATTCTATCTAAATGAGATTAAGTACACACTCTATCCAAATTCCAAAGTCCAGTTCTTAATAAAGTAGCCCATATCGGTTATATGGCCCAAGAAATAGAGAAGGAAGTAGGAACTTATCTAAAGTGACTAGTAAATGTCCTAGTCATTGACCCaagagaattttaaaaaatattttttcatcaagatccatttatattaaaaattaaaaaaaaatcgattaaCTACAACGATAAaacataacattaaaaaaaaaatataaaataaaaaacgatacttaataagttatcgagctcgtaaatcttTGAGAATACGATTAACTCTCTAATAGACTCTACTGATTTCAGACAACGTtgtaataatagtattatgaatgataaaCATCGGATGACTAAGattattgaaagttcgacgattttttccaactagatagtccaccaaaaaacactagtaaaaaagggtAAATAGCTAGCAAACTTGACGATTGAGTTTAGAATAATCGTTATTACTATTCTTAATGGCGATTGAAATTAAATCCAATCGCAACTACCCTTATAATGGCGATTAGTCCTTTAACCTATGGCTACTAGCTTGAATGTAAACGATTGGTTATTAACCGCGATTGGAAAAGAAGACACTCGCTCGTATTTTATAGGATGGCGATTGGATAAGCATCCATCGCAGTTTCCTTTTTAAAACtacttaattttctttcttcctctgGAAACTATTTACTTTTCTTCTTAGCTCCGGAGATTCCCAAATCGAACAGAGTCCTAGTCGAAGTCCTGATCTTCGACAGACGTTTCATCTTCTGAACCTCCTCTTCCGACTCACATCAACAGCTCCGGAGTCCTAGATCAGGTCGTGCAGGTGGATTAGGGTTTCATCTTCTGAGAATGGAATTCTGAACCTCCGGTGGATTAGGGTTTCATCTTCTGCAACAGACGTTTATAGAATGGCGATTTACCGTACCAAGATCCATGGGATGCTTTACTATCTGATGATAATCGTGAAGCCCTAAAGCGGCAGCATCAACAGGTTTCTTGAAAACCCAGCAACGTTTTTGCTTCAACAATGTATTAAGAAAGCGTCTGCAGACCATCATTATATCATTGATTTCTTTTGCATTTAATCTACTACTAGCTGGAACGACACGATCTCCGGCATCCACACGATCTTTGAGGGTTTGAATCTGCTCAAGCTCTGCAGTCAACTTTCTTTTCAGGTCAATTAGCTCGATCCTTGTATACGAACTAATGTTATAGGGAAATTGCTAAATGAAGACAATGATGTTAGATCTGTAAGTTACTAATCATTCATCAAGTATAAAGTCATTATTTCTGCCCAAGTACATTTTTTGTATGTCAATGAGGGAATGGTTTTTTCATAGTCAGTTCAATTATCTTATCCATTTTTTCTATATCTTATTATGATCATTGGATTAATTGAATTCACTCTTATTCTTGTATAAGaatcaataatatatgtttctt is part of the Impatiens glandulifera chromosome 1, dImpGla2.1, whole genome shotgun sequence genome and encodes:
- the LOC124921897 gene encoding probable cysteine desulfurase, which translates into the protein MLQRMESFRILEKELPKSNSGDIKITWIRSQIIGSDEEFESPFGTRLLTYADHTASGRSLSYTENYIANNVLPFYGNSHTSDSYVGQRTTKTVHEATQYVKRCLGGTDNDALIFCGSGTTAAIKRLQEVMAIAIPSPWREMVIKAMNPQERWVVFVGPYEHHSNLLSWRQSLAEVIEIGLDKDGLVDVKSLRAKLGVYQKTNRPMLGSFSACSNVTGIYSDTRALARLLHQFGAFACFDFAASGPYVEIDMRSGEIDGYDAVFLSPHKFIGGPDSPGILLMSKALYQLRNSPPSTCGGGTVDFVNPFSEKDTLYSENIEEREDAGTPPIIQKVRAALAFRVKEYIGYSNIEQKEHHYIQRAFERLLPNQNISIIGNTTAKRQAILSFLVYTTSHSDGNGLNMWSETGNIKDKPLHGPFVAKLLNDLFGIQSRGGCACAGPYGHSLLGVDEPKSLAFRAVIQKGYIGVKPGWTRISFPYYMSNEEFEFILAAVEFIAVYGQRFLHMYHFNWKTGAWSIKKKVLRESLLTHHSCCKMCSLSTANMAVAMGNDRKEQGQSDEESSGVIRKYSSYLKSAKHIASLLPKFPHKRNIPEDIEPSLVPFRV